From the Odocoileus virginianus isolate 20LAN1187 ecotype Illinois chromosome 21, Ovbor_1.2, whole genome shotgun sequence genome, one window contains:
- the PCDH7 gene encoding protocadherin-7 isoform X9, with the protein MLRMRTMGWARAWCLGCCLLFPLSLSLAAAKQLLRYRLAEEGPADVRIGNVASDLGIVTGSGEVTFSLESGSEYLKIDNLTGELSTSERRIDREKLPQCQMIFDENECFLDFEVSVIGPSQSWVDLFEGRVIVLDINDNTPTFPSPVLTLTVEENRPVGTLYLLPTATDRDFGRNGIERYELLQEPGGGGGGGGGEGRRAGPADSAPYPGGGGNGGSGGGPGGSKRRLDAPEGGGGTSPGGRSSVFELQVADTPDGEKQPQLIVKGALDREQRDSYELTLRVRDGGDPPRSSQAILRVLITDVNDNSPRFEKSVYEADLAENSAPGTPILQLRAADLDVGVNGQIEYVFGAATESVRRLLRLDETSGWLSVLHRIDREEVNQLRFTVMARDRGQPPKTDKATVVLNIKDENDNVPSIEIRKIGRIPLKDGVANVAEDVLVDTPIALVQVSDRDQGENGVVTCTVVGDVPFQLKPASDTEGDQNKKKYFLHTSAPLDYETTKEFNVVIVAVDSGSPSLSSNNSLVVKVGDTNDNPPVFGQSVVEVYFPENNIPGERVATVLATDADSGKNAEIAYSLDSSVMGIFAIDPDSGDILVNTVLDREQTDRYEFKVNARDKGVPVLQGSTTVIVQVADKNDNDPKFMQDVFTFYVKENLQPNSPVGMVTVMDADKGRNAEMSLYIEENSNIFSIENDTGTIYSTMSFDREHQTTYTFRVKAVDGGEPPRSATATVSLFVMDENDNAPTVTLPRNISYTLLPPSSNVRTVVATVLATDSDDGINADLNYSIVGGNPFKLFEIDSTSGVVSLVGKLTQKHYGLHRLVVQVNDSGQPSQSTTTLVHVFVNESVSNATVIDSQIARSLHTPLTQDIAGDPSYEISKQRLSIVIGVVAGIMTVILIILIVVMARYCRSKNKNGYEAGKKDHEDFFTPQQHDKSKKPKKDKKNKKSKQPLYSSIVTVEASKPNGQRYDSVNEKLSDSPSMGRYRSVNGGPGSPDLARHYKSSSPLPTVQLHPQSPTAGKKHQAVQDLPPANTFVGAGDNISIGSDHCSEYSCQTNNKYSKQIQDLFQM; encoded by the coding sequence atGCTGAGGATGCGGACCATGGGATGGGCGCGCGCCTGGTGTCTGGGCTGCTGTCTCCTCTTTCCGCTCTCGCTTAGCCTAGCGGCGGCCAAGCAACTCCTCCGATACCGACTGGCGGAGGAGGGCCCAGCAGACGTCCGCATCGGCAACGTCGCCTCCGACTTGGGCATCGTGACCGGCTCCGGTGAGGTGACTTTCAGCCTCGAGTCGGGCTCAGAGTACCTGAAGATCGACAACCTCACCGGCGAGCTGAGTACCAGCGAGCGGCGCATCGACCGCGAGAAACTGCCCCAGTGTCAGATGATCTTCGACGAGAACGAATGCTTCCTGGACTTCGAGGTGTCGGTGATCGGGCCCTCGCAGAGCTGGGTGGACCTGTTCGAGGGTCGGGTCATCGTGCTCGACATCAACGACAACACGCCCACCTTCCCGTCACCCGTGCTCACGCTCACGGTGGAGGAGAACCGGCCGGTGGGCACTCTCTACCTGCTGCCTACAGCCACCGACCGCGACTTCGGCCGCAACGGCATTGAGCGCTACGAGCTGCTACAGGAgcccgggggcggcggcggcggcggcggcggcgagggcCGGCGCGCCGGGCCTGCCGACAGCGCCCCCTACCCCGGGGGCGGCGGGAACGGCGGGAGCGGCGGCGGCCCCGGGGGCTCCAAGAGGCGGCTGGACGCGCCAGAAGGCGGCGGCGGGACCAGCCCGGGCGGACGCAGCAGCGTGTTCGAACTGCAGGTGGCCGACACCCCGGATGGCGAAAAGCAGCCGCAGCTGATCGTGAAGGGGGCGCTGGACCGCGAACAGCGCGACTCCTACGAGCTGACCCTGAGGGTACGCGACGGTGGCGACCCGCCTCGCTCCTCTCAGGCCATCCTGCGGGTGCTCATCACCGACGTGAACGACAACAGCCCCCGCTTCGAGAAGAGCGTGTACGAGGCTGACCTGGCCGAGAACAGCGCCCCGGGGACCCCCATCCTGCAGCTGCGTGCCGCCGACCTGGACGTGGGGGTCAACGGGCAGATCGAGTACGTGTTCGGGGCGGCTACCGAGTCCGTGCGGCGTCTGCTGCGCCTAGACGAGACGTCGGGCTGGCTCAGCGTCCTGCACCGTATAGACCGCGAGGAAGTGAACCAGCTGCGCTTCACGGTCATGGCCCGCGATCGCGGGCAGCCCCCCAAGACAGACAAAGCCACGGTGGTCCTTAACATCAAGGACGAGAACGACAATGTGCCGTCCATTGAAATCCGCAAGATCGGGCGTATCCCACTCAAGGACGGGGTGGCCAATGTGGCCGAGGACGTTCTGGTGGACACCCCCATCGCGCTGGTACAGGTGTCTGACCGAGACCAAGGCGAGAATGGAGTGGTCACCTGCACCGTGGTGGGCGACGTGCCCTTCCAGCTCAAGCCGGCCAGTGACACGGAGGGCGACCAGAACAAGAAAAAATACTTCCTGCACACCTCGGCCCCTTTGGACTATGAGACCACCAAGGAGTTCAACGTGGTCATAGTGGCGGTGGACTCGGGCAGCCCCAGTCTCTCCAGCAACAACTCCCTGGTTGTCAAGGTGGGAGACACCAACGACAACCCGCCTGTCTTTGGCCAGTCGGTGGTGGAGGTGTACTTTCCTGAGAACAACATCCCCGGAGAGAGGGTAGCCACGGTGCTGGCTACAGACGCGGACAGTGGGAAAAACGCTGAAATCGCCTACTCGCTGGACTCTTCCGTGATGGGGATCTTTGCCATCGATCCCGATTCTGGGGACATCCTCGTCAATACCGTGCTGGACCGCGAGCAGACTGACAGGTATGAGTTTAAAGTTAACGCCAGAGACAAAGGCGTCCCCGTGCTACAGGGCAGCACCACAGTGATTGTTCAGGTGGCTGACAAGAATGACAATGACCCTAAGTTCATGCAGGACGTCTTTACCTTTTATGTGAAGGAAAATTTACAGCCCAACAGCCCTGTGGGAATGGTCACAGTGATGGATGCTGACAAGGGGCGCAATGCAGAGATGAGCCTATACATAGAGGAGAACAGTAACATTTTTTCCATTGAAAATGACACGGGGACTATTTACTCCACGATGTCTTTTGACAGAGAACATCAGACCACATACACTTTCAGAGTCAAAGCTGTGGATGGGGGAGAGCCTCCCAGGTCTGCAACAGCCACGGTCTCTCTCTTTGTGATGGATGAGAATGACAATGCTCCCACTGTCACCCTTCCCAGAAATATTTCCTACACTTTACTGCCACCTTCAAGTAATGTCAGGACAGTAGTTGCTACGGTGTTGGCAACAGACAGTGATGATGGCATCAATGCAGACCTTAACTACAGCATTGTGGGAGGGAATCCCTTCAAGCTGTTTGAGATTGATTCCACCAGTGGTGTGGTTTCCTTAGTGGGAAAACTCACCCAAAAGCATTATGGTTTGCACAGGTTGGTGGTGCAAGTGAATGACAGTGGGCAGCCTTCCCAGTCTACCACGACTCTGGTGCATGTGTTTGTCAATGAAAGTGTTTCTAATGCAACTGTGATTGACTCCCAGATAGCCAGAAGTTTGCACACCCCACTCACCCAGGATATAGCTGGTGACCCAAGCTATGAAATTAGCAAACAGAGACTCAGTATTGTCATTGGGGTGGTTGCTGGAATTATGACTGTGATTCTAATCATCCTAATTGTAGTGATGGCAAGATATTGCCggtccaaaaataaaaatggctatGAAGCTGGCAAGAAAGATCATGAAGACTTTTTTACACCCCAACAGCATGACAAATCTAAAAAGCCTAAAAaggacaagaaaaacaaaaaatctaagcAGCCACTCTACAGCAGCATTGTCACTGTAGAAGCTTCTAAACCAAATGGACAGAGGTATGATAGTGTCAATGAGAAGCTGTCAGACAGCCCAAGCATGGGCCGATACCGATCTGTTAATGGTGGGCCTGGCAGTCCTGACCTGGCCAGGCATTACAAATCTAGTTCCCCCTTGCCTACTGTCCAGCTTCACCCCCAGTCACCAACTGCAGGAAAAAAACACCAGGCCGTACAAGATCTACCACCAGCTAATACATTTGTGGGAGCAGGAGACAACATTTCAATTGGATCAGATCACTGCTCTGAATACAGCTGTCAAACCAATAACAAATACAGCAAACAG
- the PCDH7 gene encoding protocadherin-7 isoform X8, which produces MLRMRTMGWARAWCLGCCLLFPLSLSLAAAKQLLRYRLAEEGPADVRIGNVASDLGIVTGSGEVTFSLESGSEYLKIDNLTGELSTSERRIDREKLPQCQMIFDENECFLDFEVSVIGPSQSWVDLFEGRVIVLDINDNTPTFPSPVLTLTVEENRPVGTLYLLPTATDRDFGRNGIERYELLQEPGGGGGGGGGEGRRAGPADSAPYPGGGGNGGSGGGPGGSKRRLDAPEGGGGTSPGGRSSVFELQVADTPDGEKQPQLIVKGALDREQRDSYELTLRVRDGGDPPRSSQAILRVLITDVNDNSPRFEKSVYEADLAENSAPGTPILQLRAADLDVGVNGQIEYVFGAATESVRRLLRLDETSGWLSVLHRIDREEVNQLRFTVMARDRGQPPKTDKATVVLNIKDENDNVPSIEIRKIGRIPLKDGVANVAEDVLVDTPIALVQVSDRDQGENGVVTCTVVGDVPFQLKPASDTEGDQNKKKYFLHTSAPLDYETTKEFNVVIVAVDSGSPSLSSNNSLVVKVGDTNDNPPVFGQSVVEVYFPENNIPGERVATVLATDADSGKNAEIAYSLDSSVMGIFAIDPDSGDILVNTVLDREQTDRYEFKVNARDKGVPVLQGSTTVIVQVADKNDNDPKFMQDVFTFYVKENLQPNSPVGMVTVMDADKGRNAEMSLYIEENSNIFSIENDTGTIYSTMSFDREHQTTYTFRVKAVDGGEPPRSATATVSLFVMDENDNAPTVTLPRNISYTLLPPSSNVRTVVATVLATDSDDGINADLNYSIVGGNPFKLFEIDSTSGVVSLVGKLTQKHYGLHRLVVQVNDSGQPSQSTTTLVHVFVNESVSNATVIDSQIARSLHTPLTQDIAGDPSYEISKQRLSIVIGVVAGIMTVILIILIVVMARYCRSKNKNGYEAGKKDHEDFFTPQQHDKSKKPKKDKKNKKSKQPLYSSIVTVEASKPNGQRYDSVNEKLSDSPSMGRYRSVNGGPGSPDLARHYKSSSPLPTVQLHPQSPTAGKKHQAVQDLPPANTFVGAGDNISIGSDHCSEYSCQTNNKYSKQMRLHPYITVFG; this is translated from the exons atGCTGAGGATGCGGACCATGGGATGGGCGCGCGCCTGGTGTCTGGGCTGCTGTCTCCTCTTTCCGCTCTCGCTTAGCCTAGCGGCGGCCAAGCAACTCCTCCGATACCGACTGGCGGAGGAGGGCCCAGCAGACGTCCGCATCGGCAACGTCGCCTCCGACTTGGGCATCGTGACCGGCTCCGGTGAGGTGACTTTCAGCCTCGAGTCGGGCTCAGAGTACCTGAAGATCGACAACCTCACCGGCGAGCTGAGTACCAGCGAGCGGCGCATCGACCGCGAGAAACTGCCCCAGTGTCAGATGATCTTCGACGAGAACGAATGCTTCCTGGACTTCGAGGTGTCGGTGATCGGGCCCTCGCAGAGCTGGGTGGACCTGTTCGAGGGTCGGGTCATCGTGCTCGACATCAACGACAACACGCCCACCTTCCCGTCACCCGTGCTCACGCTCACGGTGGAGGAGAACCGGCCGGTGGGCACTCTCTACCTGCTGCCTACAGCCACCGACCGCGACTTCGGCCGCAACGGCATTGAGCGCTACGAGCTGCTACAGGAgcccgggggcggcggcggcggcggcggcggcgagggcCGGCGCGCCGGGCCTGCCGACAGCGCCCCCTACCCCGGGGGCGGCGGGAACGGCGGGAGCGGCGGCGGCCCCGGGGGCTCCAAGAGGCGGCTGGACGCGCCAGAAGGCGGCGGCGGGACCAGCCCGGGCGGACGCAGCAGCGTGTTCGAACTGCAGGTGGCCGACACCCCGGATGGCGAAAAGCAGCCGCAGCTGATCGTGAAGGGGGCGCTGGACCGCGAACAGCGCGACTCCTACGAGCTGACCCTGAGGGTACGCGACGGTGGCGACCCGCCTCGCTCCTCTCAGGCCATCCTGCGGGTGCTCATCACCGACGTGAACGACAACAGCCCCCGCTTCGAGAAGAGCGTGTACGAGGCTGACCTGGCCGAGAACAGCGCCCCGGGGACCCCCATCCTGCAGCTGCGTGCCGCCGACCTGGACGTGGGGGTCAACGGGCAGATCGAGTACGTGTTCGGGGCGGCTACCGAGTCCGTGCGGCGTCTGCTGCGCCTAGACGAGACGTCGGGCTGGCTCAGCGTCCTGCACCGTATAGACCGCGAGGAAGTGAACCAGCTGCGCTTCACGGTCATGGCCCGCGATCGCGGGCAGCCCCCCAAGACAGACAAAGCCACGGTGGTCCTTAACATCAAGGACGAGAACGACAATGTGCCGTCCATTGAAATCCGCAAGATCGGGCGTATCCCACTCAAGGACGGGGTGGCCAATGTGGCCGAGGACGTTCTGGTGGACACCCCCATCGCGCTGGTACAGGTGTCTGACCGAGACCAAGGCGAGAATGGAGTGGTCACCTGCACCGTGGTGGGCGACGTGCCCTTCCAGCTCAAGCCGGCCAGTGACACGGAGGGCGACCAGAACAAGAAAAAATACTTCCTGCACACCTCGGCCCCTTTGGACTATGAGACCACCAAGGAGTTCAACGTGGTCATAGTGGCGGTGGACTCGGGCAGCCCCAGTCTCTCCAGCAACAACTCCCTGGTTGTCAAGGTGGGAGACACCAACGACAACCCGCCTGTCTTTGGCCAGTCGGTGGTGGAGGTGTACTTTCCTGAGAACAACATCCCCGGAGAGAGGGTAGCCACGGTGCTGGCTACAGACGCGGACAGTGGGAAAAACGCTGAAATCGCCTACTCGCTGGACTCTTCCGTGATGGGGATCTTTGCCATCGATCCCGATTCTGGGGACATCCTCGTCAATACCGTGCTGGACCGCGAGCAGACTGACAGGTATGAGTTTAAAGTTAACGCCAGAGACAAAGGCGTCCCCGTGCTACAGGGCAGCACCACAGTGATTGTTCAGGTGGCTGACAAGAATGACAATGACCCTAAGTTCATGCAGGACGTCTTTACCTTTTATGTGAAGGAAAATTTACAGCCCAACAGCCCTGTGGGAATGGTCACAGTGATGGATGCTGACAAGGGGCGCAATGCAGAGATGAGCCTATACATAGAGGAGAACAGTAACATTTTTTCCATTGAAAATGACACGGGGACTATTTACTCCACGATGTCTTTTGACAGAGAACATCAGACCACATACACTTTCAGAGTCAAAGCTGTGGATGGGGGAGAGCCTCCCAGGTCTGCAACAGCCACGGTCTCTCTCTTTGTGATGGATGAGAATGACAATGCTCCCACTGTCACCCTTCCCAGAAATATTTCCTACACTTTACTGCCACCTTCAAGTAATGTCAGGACAGTAGTTGCTACGGTGTTGGCAACAGACAGTGATGATGGCATCAATGCAGACCTTAACTACAGCATTGTGGGAGGGAATCCCTTCAAGCTGTTTGAGATTGATTCCACCAGTGGTGTGGTTTCCTTAGTGGGAAAACTCACCCAAAAGCATTATGGTTTGCACAGGTTGGTGGTGCAAGTGAATGACAGTGGGCAGCCTTCCCAGTCTACCACGACTCTGGTGCATGTGTTTGTCAATGAAAGTGTTTCTAATGCAACTGTGATTGACTCCCAGATAGCCAGAAGTTTGCACACCCCACTCACCCAGGATATAGCTGGTGACCCAAGCTATGAAATTAGCAAACAGAGACTCAGTATTGTCATTGGGGTGGTTGCTGGAATTATGACTGTGATTCTAATCATCCTAATTGTAGTGATGGCAAGATATTGCCggtccaaaaataaaaatggctatGAAGCTGGCAAGAAAGATCATGAAGACTTTTTTACACCCCAACAGCATGACAAATCTAAAAAGCCTAAAAaggacaagaaaaacaaaaaatctaagcAGCCACTCTACAGCAGCATTGTCACTGTAGAAGCTTCTAAACCAAATGGACAGAGGTATGATAGTGTCAATGAGAAGCTGTCAGACAGCCCAAGCATGGGCCGATACCGATCTGTTAATGGTGGGCCTGGCAGTCCTGACCTGGCCAGGCATTACAAATCTAGTTCCCCCTTGCCTACTGTCCAGCTTCACCCCCAGTCACCAACTGCAGGAAAAAAACACCAGGCCGTACAAGATCTACCACCAGCTAATACATTTGTGGGAGCAGGAGACAACATTTCAATTGGATCAGATCACTGCTCTGAATACAGCTGTCAAACCAATAACAAATACAGCAAACAG atGCGTCTACATCCATACATTACTGTGTTTGGCTGA